Below is a genomic region from Candidatus Baltobacteraceae bacterium.
CTCGACGATCGTCGATACGATTCAAGCGCGGGGCTACGTAACGCAAGAGGAGCGCCGCTTCAAGCCGACCGACATCGGCATCGCGGTCAACGACCTGCTGGCCGAGCATTTCAAGGACATCGTCGATCTGAAATTTACCGCCGGCATGGAGGGCGATCTCGATAAAGTCGCCGAGGGCCACGCCGACTGGGCCGGGATTCTGCGCCAGTTCTACGCACCGTTCGCGCATCAGCTGGAAGAGGCGGAAAAGAAGCTGCCGCGACTCGAGATCAAGGACGAGCCAACCGACGAGATTTGCCCCAATTGCGGCCGGCCGATGGTAATCAAGACCGGCCGTTTCGGCAAGTTCATCTCATGCACGGGCTATCCCGAGTGCAAGACGACCAAACCGATCGTCAAGGACACCGGTGCAAAGTGTCCCAAGGACGGCGGCATGATCGTCGAGCGCCGTTCGAAGAAGGGCCGCACGTTCTACGGCTGCGCCAACTATCCGAACTGCGACTTCGTCTCGTGGGATCGCGTGATCCCGCAGCCCTGTCCGGTTTGCGGAAGTTACGTCGTCGCGAAGAACCGCCGCGGCGGCGTCGTGCACCTCGAATGTGCCGCCGACAAGGAACACGACGTCTCCTCGCTCGCGAAATCCACCTCCGGTGAGGAACCGAGCGAAGACCGCGAACTCGCGGAAGTCTAGCCGTGTGCGAAGAGTCGACAGCGTTCCCATCCCCTTGCCATTAGGATCGATCCGGGTGAATGAAGATGAGTGCCAGCGAAGGTTCGAGACGCCCTCAGGGCGCTCAAGCGTGATGGTTGGGTTCTCACCACCCAACGAGGGTCGCACCGCCAATTCAAGCACCCACGTAAGCCCGGGAAGGTGACGGTGAGCGGGCATGAGAGCGATGATCTTCCCCCGAAGTTGGAACGGTCGATTTTGAGGCAGGCGGGGCTCTGGCCATGAAGTTTTTCGTTGAGATATCTAAGACCGATACCGGATACGCAGCGCACGCGCCGAGCGTTGTCGGGTGCGTCGCAACCGGTGCGACGCTCGAAGAAACCGAAAGGCGAATTGGAGAAGCGCTGCAATTGCATCTCGATCTGGATTCAATTCCCGATCTTGAGTTTCGTGTATGTGCTTAAGGGAAATCGCCATGCGATTGAGGATCGACGCCGTGATGGGAAATGTTCAATAAGCTGACCGTCATCGGAGGCGGCCTGGCCGGCTGCGAGGCGGCGTGGCAGGCGGCGAATGCGGGCGTGGACGTCGACCTGTACGAGATGCGTCCGCTGCGGAGCGGACCCGCGCACACGACCGGACGACTCGCCGAACTGGTGTGCAGCAACTCGCTGCGCGGCGCGGCGCTCGAAAACGCCGTCGGCTTGCTCAAAGAAGAGCTGGCGCGGCTCGATTCGATCGTCGTCACCAGCGCGCGCGAGGCCGCGGTTCCGGCCGGCGGCGCGCTCGCCGTCGACCGCGCGAAATTCGCCGACGCGGTCGAGGGGCGCATCACCGCACATCCGCGCATCGCGCTGCACCGTCAAGAGGTGAGCGCGATTCCGCTCGATCGTCCGGCGATCGTCGCCTGCGGCCCGTTACCGAGCGACGCATTGCTGCAGAGCATCGACGCACTGCTTCGAGAACCTCAGCATGACACAAAAGGGCGCCTGCACTACTACGATGCGGCCTCGCCGATCGTGGCTGCGGATTCGATCGACGAATCGCCGATGTACCGGAAGTCCCGCTACGAAAAGGGCGAGGGCGACGACTATCTCAACATCCCGCTCGATCGCGCGCAGTACGCGCAGCTCCTCCACGATTTGCGCACGCTCGAGCGCCATCAACCCAAAGGTTTCGAGCTGGACGCAAGCGCCAACTACTTCGAAGGCTGCTTGCCGATCGAAGAGATGGCCGATCGTGGCGACGACGTGCTGCGCTTCGGACCGCTCAAGCCGGTCGGCCTACGTGACCCGCGCACCGGACGGACGCCGCACGCGGTCGTGCAGCTGCGCAAAGAAAACACCGAGGGCACGGCGTTCAACCTGGTCGGATTTCAAACGCGGCTGTCGTGGCCGGCGCAGAAGGCGGCCTTCGGAAAGCTGCCGGGCTTGGCCGACGCGGAGTGGCTGCGGCTCGGCGTGATGCACCGCAACACGTTCCTCGACTCGCCGCGCGTGCTGGATGCGCGTCTACGGCTACGCGGTTACGAGAACCTGTACTTCGCCGGACAGATCACCGGCGCCGAGGGCTATGTCGAGGCGGCCGCCTGCGGTGCGATGACCGGTCTTCATGCGGCGCGCGCGATTCTCGGACTCGAGCCCATCGAATTTCCGCGCGAAAGTGCGTTCGGCGCGGTCGTCGCGCATCTGCAAAACCGTGCGACACACGACTTTCAACCGGCCAACGCGACCTGGGCTTACTTCCCGCCGCTCGACCGCGAGGTTCGAGACAAGAAAGAACGGCGTCGCCTCATGGCGCAACGCGCGCTGGCTGCGATCGATGGTTTCAAAAACCGAATCGCCCTGCTGCCGGTATAACGCGGTTACTTGATCGCGTAGGTGATCGTGATCGTTGAGGCGACCGGCACCGTCACGTAGTCCTGCGGCGTCTGGGGCGCGTCGGGTCCCGTCATCATGCCGTTGACGAAGTACTGCGTCGAGCAGGAGCCGTCGGGCGTGTTTTGTTCGATCGATTGAACGTTGATCGCGCCGCCGATATGTACGTTCAGATCTTTGGCGATCGATTCGGCCTTCGCATGAGCCCGCGCGATCGCGCGTTCGCGCGCGCTATCGAGAGCGGTTTGACAGTCCGCTGCGCTGAGGAAGACCTGCGCGCTATTCAGCAGAACGCCCTTCATCGAAGCCACCGCCGTCCCGACCGTGACGATGCCGCTTTGCAGCATCGCAACCGTCGGATGCATCGCCGTCGCCGTGATCGTCGCCACATTCGAGGTGCCGGGAGCCCGGAAGTTGATCGGCAGCCGTACACTCGCCGGATCGGCGCCGGCTTTGACGAGCGCGTCGACGATCGGCTGGACCTTCTCGGTGTCGAGGGTGAGAGCGCGGTTCGCGGTCACGATTTGCAGCGTGATCCGCGCGCTCGTAGCGGGAACGCGCGTCGACGCGCTGCCGGTGACGGTGATGCCCCGGGCTGCGTTCGGCGCCGGTCCGGATATCGGGCCCCGCAACATCGGCTGGGCGCCGGCGACGGACGGCAGGAGGAGTGCGGCTACGACAACGACCGTTGTGCGCTTCATGAAACCCCCAACGCTTGGAACGGGTAGAACGGTGACGACATGAGGATTCGCTCCACCACTATTCTGGCCGTTCGCCGCAACGGCATGCTGGCCATCGCCGGCGACGGGCAGGTCACCCTCGATAAGACGATCGTCAAGCACAGCGCGCGCAAAGTGCGTAAGATCGCGGGCGGCAAAGTTTTGGCCGGGTTCGCCGGATCGGCCGCCGACGGCATCACGCTGCTCGAGAAGTTCGAGAACAAGTTCGCCGAGTTCAAAGATATCACGCGCGCGTCCGTCGAGCTGGCCAAAGACTGGCGCCAGGATCGTGCGCTGCGGCGGCTCGAGGCGCTGCTCGTGGTCGGGACGCCCGACCATCTCTTCGTGCTCTCCGGCACGGGTGACGTGATCGAACCCGACGAGGGCATCGCGGCGATCGGCAGCGGCGGACCGTACGCGCAGGCGGCGGCCGCCGCGCTGCTGCGCAACAGCGATCTTTCGGCGCCCGACATTGCGCGCAAGGCGCTGGAGATCGCGGGCGAAATCTGTATCTACACCAACGACGACATCACGGTTGAAACACTTCCATGACCACCGCACTTCCCGACATCGCCGGACTCACGCCACGCCAGATCGCGAGCGAACTCGATAAGTACATCGTCGGCCAGGGCAAGGCCAAACGCGCGGTCGCGATCGCGCTGCGCAACCGCTACCGCCGCTCGCACGTACGCGAAGACCTACGCGAAGAGATCACGCCGAAAAACATTCTGATGATCGGCCCGACCGGTGTCGGCAAGACCGAGATTGCGCGGCGTCTGGCCGGCTTGGTCGGCGCACCGTTCGTCAAAGTCGAAGCGACGAAATATACCGAGGTCGGTTACGTGGGCCGCGACGTCGAGTCGATGGTGCGCGATCTGGTCGAAGCCTCGGTGCGCATGGTGACCGAAGAGCGCCGCTCCGAGGTGGCGGAGCTCGCCGAGAAAGCCGCAGTCGAGCGGTTGATCGACGAATTGCATCCCGAGACCGCGACGCGATCGAACACGCCCGGCAATCCGTTCGCCGCGACGCTCGGTTCGATCTTCGGGAACTCCGCGCCGCAACCGCAGCCGCAGCCGCCGTCGGGACCGCCCAGCGACGTCGCGCGGATTCGCGAACAAACCCGCAGCGAGATCGAGCGTGGCTTCTACGACGTGCGCCTGATCGAGATCGAGGTCGAAGAAACGCCGAGCGTGCCGATCGGCATGATCGGCATGGACCAAGGCGGCGGCGCGGATCTGGGCGAGATGCTCGGCGGCTTGATTCCCAAACGCAAGACGAAAAAGCGCGTCACCGTCGCCGAGGCGCGGCGCATCTTCACCCAAGAAGAGGCCGCCAAGCTGATCGACATGGACGCGGTCAAACGCGAAGCGCTGCGCCGGGCGGGCGAGGATGGGATCATCTTCATCGACGAGATCGACAAGGTCGCGAGGCGTGAAGGCGCGCGCGGCGGTCCCGACGTTTCACGCGAAGGCGTACAACGCGACATCCTGCCGATCGTCGAGGGCAGCACGGTCACGACCAAGCACGGCCAGGTAAAAACCGATCATGTGCTCTTCATCGCGGCGGGAGCCTTTCACATCAGCAAGCCCTCCGACCTGATTCCCGAGTTGCAGGGACGTTTTCCGATCCGGGTCGAGCTCGACTCGCTGACCGCCGAGGATTTCAAGACGATTCTCACCCAGCCGAAGAACGCGCTGATCGAGCAGTACCGGGCGTTGCTCGCGACCGAAGGCGTCGCGCTCACGTTCACCGAGGATGCGATCGAGCAGTTGGCCCGCTTCGCGATGCAAGTCAACGAGCAGAGCGAGAATATCGGTGCGCGACGGTTGCACACCGTGCTCGAGCGGCTGCTCGAAGACATCAGCTACGGTGCGCCGGAGGAGCGCGGCGCGGTGACGATCGACGCGGCCTACGTTCGCGAACGGCTCAAAGACGTCGTGGAAAACGCCGATCTTTCGGGATATATTCTCTAATCGATCTCTAAAACGTTCTCATTCTTTGCCCAGGAACGCCGGAGTAGGATGGTAGCATGTTGACCTTGCGCAATCTCATCGCCGGTTCCGCATTTGCCGTATTCGCCGTGGCGATCGCCGCCTGCGGCGGCGGCGGAACCACGATCCAAGCTCCGACGCCCGGGCCGACGTGTTCGCCGGGTGAAGCCGTCCAGATGGTCTATCCGATTCCCGGCGCGACCGGCGTGACCGATAATCCGCAGCAGTTCGTATTCGCGGTCGCTTCGCCGCTGCCGAACACCTGGAACGCCTACATCAACACCTCGGATTCGCTGAGCGGCTCGGTACAGACATACGCCGGTATGGAGACGATCCCGGCATCGAACGTCCCCTCTCCCTCGGCAACGCCGTCGATCTCCAACCCGTACTACCAAAGCATCACGCTTACCGGAGGATTCTCTTCGGGCGAGACGATTTACGTCTGGCTCAACAATGAGTCGAGCAATTGCACGCCGCTCGGCCCGGTCGGGAGCTTCACGACGCAATAGGGTCCTCCTCGAAGGGCTCGGGATGACAGAAGGGCATGGGCCGTAGAATAGGCGCCCCATGCCCTACATCCGCGAGATCATCACGGACGGTCATCCGACGTTGCGTAAGGTTGCCAAGAAGGTCAGTCCGAGAGAATTGGCCGACCCTCTCTTTCAGCAGCTCATCGACGACATGTTCGAGACGATGTATGCCGCACCGGGCGTGGGCCTCGCCGCGCCGCAGGTCAACGTCTCCAAACGCCTCTTCGTGATCGACGTGCAAGACGATATCCACGATCCCGCGGTCGTCGTCAATCCCAAGATCGAGCTGGCCGAAGAAGAGGTCGAGCTGACCGAAGGCTGCCTCTCGGTCCCCGGCTTCGTCGGCGAGATCACGCGCTACCGGCGCGTTGCGGTCAGCGGGCTCGACCGCAACGGCGAGAAGATCCGGCTCGAAGGCGAGGGACTCTTCGCGCAATGTCTGCAGCACGAGATCGATCACCTCAACGGCGTGCTGTACGTCGACAAGGCTAAAGACGTGCGCTTGCCGCAAACCGAAGAAGAGCACGAAATCGTCGAAACGGCCGAAGCCTAGGTCACTCATCTTGCGCTCACTGTTTTTTGGGACGAGCGCGTTCGCGGTCCCGAGCCTTCACGTCACCGCGGCAAAGACGCAGCTCGCCGGCGTGGTGACGCAGCCCGACCGGCCCGCCGGACGCGGTCACCGGCTGCAGCCGACGCCGGTCAAGAGCGCGGCACTCGAACTCGGGCTGCGCGTCTACGAACCCGCCTCACTCAAAGCGTTCCTCGAAGAGATCGCCCACGCATCGTTCGATCTTTTCGCGCTTGCGTCATATGGAAAGATCTTGCCGCAGGCACTTCTCGACCGGCCGAAGCTCGGCGCGCTCAACGTGCATCCCTCGCTGCTGCCGAACTACCGCGGTGCGACACCGATCCAGAGCGCGCTGCTCGCCGGCGAGACGGTCACGGGCGTGACGATCATGCTGATGGACGCGGGGATGGACACCGGCCCGGTCGTGTTGCAGGAGAAGGTGGAGATCGCGCCCGACGACGACTATGGAACGCTGCACGATCGCCTCGCGCTTTTCGGCGGCGACTTGCTGGGCGACGCGATCGACCTCGCCGCGCGTGGTCCGCTGCAAGGACAGCCGCAGCGCGGCGAGCCGAGCTTCACCCGCCCGATTCGCAAAGAGGATCTCGAGATCGACTGGTCGTGGCCGCCGCAGCGCATCGTCAACACCGTGCGCGCCTTCGCGCCCGCACCCGGCGCGCGCGCGCTCATCGACGGCGAAACCGTAAAAGTGCTGCGTGCGCACGTCGAGCGCGAACGGGTCGTGATCGACGAGTTGATCGCGCCGAACCGCGGGCGCATGAGCGCAGAGAGCTACGAACGGTCGCGGCGCGACCGCGAACGGACATGAACGCGCGCGACGTTGCGCTGCACACGGTACGCGACGTCTTCATCACGCCGGGCGGCGGAACCGAGCGGGGTGCACAGGAAGCGCTCGATTACCGGGCGCGCAAGGCGAATCTCGACTCGCGCGATCGCGCCTTCGCGACCGAACTGGCATACGGCGCGATCAAGATGCGGCGCGCACTCGATTGGTATCTGCAGCCGTTCGTCGGAGAACGCAAAGCGCCGCTTCCTCCGGCGATTCACGAAATTCTGCGTCTGGCGGTCTACGAGTTCGTCTACACCCTTGCCGACGTGCACGCGACCGTCTTCGAATGGGTCAACCTCGCCAAGCGTCACGGCCATCGCGGCGTCGCCAACCTGGTCAACGCGGTGCTGCGCTCGTTTCTGCGGATGCGGCCGCGCGACCCGACCCGCGATCTGTTCGGCAGCGAGGAAGAGTACCTGGGCACACGCTACTCGCTGCCGAGCTGGCTCGTCCGGCAGTGGAGCGCGGTCTACGCCGGGCAGACCGAAGCCGTTTGTGCGGCGGTGAACGCGCCGGCGCGCGCCGCGGTTACGGTCAACACCGCGCGTACGAGCCGCGCGCAGTTCGAGGAGCGTCTCGCGGTTGACGGCATTACGGCCATTCCCTCGGCGTTCGTCGCCGATTCGCTCGTTATCGAAAGCGACGCCGCCGCGGTCCATACCCGCGAAGCGCGCGCACGCGGCGAATGGTGGCTGCAGTCGGAGAGTTCGGCAATGCCGGTCGAAGTGCTCAACCCTCAGCCCGAGGAGGCGGTTCTCGACGCCTGCAGCGGCCGCGGCAACAAGGCGCTGCAGATCGGGGCGCGGATGGGGGGAGACGGATCGGAACTGTGCATCGAGCGCGACCCGCGCAAGGCAAAGATTCTGCAAAGCCGGCTGGAGGAGGCCGGCGTTGCGGCCGGGGTTATCGTGGGCGACGCCACCGCGCCCCTGCTCGAGCCGCAGCAGCGCTTCGACCGGGTGCTGATCGATGCACCCTGCTCGGGCATCGGCCTGGTAGGACGTCACCCCGAAGCGCGCTGGAAGAAGCAGCCGGGCGACGGCGAACGCCTAGCCTTGACGCAGCGGGCTTTGCTCGAAGCGCTGGCTCCGTCGGTCCATGAGGGCGGCGCGCTCGTCTACGCGGTGTGTTCGACCGACCCGCGCGAGACAATCGAGGTCGTCGAATGGTTCCGAAGCCGGGCGAATTTCGAGCGGGGGCTGATTCCTGCGGCGTTCGAACCGTTCATTACGGAAGAGGGCGACGTGCTCGTTCCACCCGGGTTGGACGGCCGCGACGGGTTCTTTGTTTCCAGACTGGAGCGCCGGTAACTCGCACAACGAAATGAGTTGGTTTGCTCGAATCGAGCAGGCATGCGCGGCATTCATCGAGCGCACGTTTGCGAAAACCTTCCCGAGCGATCTCGAGCCGGCTCAGATCGCGCGCAAGCTCGTCACGACGATGGAGGGGCGAACGCGCGGTGATGACGGTCATCTGCTCGCTCCGGGATCCTATCTGGTTTACGTCAGCCCCGACGATTTCTCGCGGCTGGCGCAGCATCGGGCGTACTTGGAACGCGAGTGGGGCGAACTCTTGCGCGACATGGCGGCGCGCGTGGGGGTCTACTTCTTCGACGGAGGACCGAACGTAGAGATGGTTTCGCGCGAGGGCATCCCCCAGGGTTTGGCCGACGTAGCCGTGGCGAGCGACGTGACGATCTCGATTCCCAATGCACCCGCGCTGACGCCGCCCAAACGCTACCATCTTCGCATGATGAAAGGTGTGCCGGCGTACGGCGTCTACTTCATCGACAAAGCGGCGACGATCGGGCGCAGCGAAGATTGCGATATCTTCTTGGTCGACCCGAGCGTCTCGCGCAATCACGCGACACTGACGATCCAAGGTGATTTCGGCGAGGTCAAGGATCTTCGCTCGACCAACGGCACGTTCGTAAACGGCGAGCGCGTCACCGACGCGCGGCGCGTCGTCTCCGGTGACGTGTTGACGTTCGGGAACACGCAGATGCGGCTGGAAGCCTGGGAATAGCGATGACGTTCGCGGCGCAGATGCGCATCGGTTCGCTCGAAATCACCGCGTTGCTGGCCTTCGCCGCGTTGATCGCCTCGCGTCCGCGAGCCGGCTCGGCGGCCGAGATCGGCAACCTCATGCCGGTGAACGCGATGCTGCGCGTCATCGAATTTGGCCGCGAGCGCATCTTCGAAGGACTCTGCCCGCTGACGATCGGTCGCGATCGCAGCTGTCAGCTCGTGCTTGCCGACGTTGAGGTCTCTCGCAAGCATGCGCGGCTGGAGACGAAAGACGGCGTGGTGTACGTGCGCGATCTGGGAAGCAGCAACGGAACCTTTATCAACGGGCGCCGCGTGACCAGCGCGATCGAAACGCGCGAAGGCGACGCCATCGACGTGGGTACGACCAGGCTGCTGGTGGAACGGTTGGAAGAATGGACGTAGCGATTCGCGGCGATCGTACCTGCGCGCTCTCCTTGCAGCTGGGGCCGCGCTCGTGGCTTTTCGGCGTCGCGCGCGGCTTCGGCACGATCGACGGTGTGGCCGCCGGGCCGGCCACCTTGCAGCGCTTGCGCGCCGAGTGCGAACGCCGCTTGCGCACGGAACGCTTTCGCCGCGCCGTGGACCGCGTGCAAGCCGCACCGACGGCGATCTTGGGCGTGCTCGCGCGCGTCAACGGCGAACTCTTCTCGCGCAGCGCTTCGCACGCGGACTACGTCACCGCGGGCTGCTCGATCACGATCGCGGTCATCGTTCGCGGCTACGCCTGTGTGATTCACACCGGCGGCACCGCGGCTTATCTCGCGCATCGCGGCGAGATCAGCGTGCTGACCGGCGATGACTCATTGGGCGGAACGGCGCACGAGCTGCTCGGGCGCGCGCTCGGAACGAGCGCTGCGCTCGACGTCTCGGTTTCCAGCGTCACCTTCGACGCGGGCGACGTGATGATCTTGATCGGGCACCGCGTGCGCGGCGAGATCGACCGGCAGGCATTGGTCGCGCACGTCGAACGCGCCGGCGAGAACGAGCATCTGCTGGTTTTGCGCTTCGACGAGAGCGATCGCGCAATCGAGGAACTCGGCACGCCGGCGCTGCCGGTCGTCGTGTACCGCGCGAACATCGGCGTGCGCTCTGGGCTGCTCTTGGGCGCGCTGACGGTCGCGTTCGCGCTTCTCACCGCGTGGGCGCAGTAGCACGCTGATCACCCTTGCACGGCGGGCGCTTCCGATGCTCGCGGCGCTGGCGGCGTGCGCCCTGATGCTCGCCTACGCCCCGCCGGGTTCGGTTGGACCGCCCGTGTTGCTCGCCGCGCTCGCGTTCCTTGCGCTCGGGTGGGTGCTGCTGCAGCCGGCGAACGGCAGGCGCGACGACATCTTGCCGGCGCTCGCCGTCGTCCTGGCGGGGCTCGGGCTGCTGCTGGTCGCGCGCTTGGCGCCGGATCTTGCTCAGCGCCAACAGTGGTGGCTGCTCGTTTCGCTGCTGCTCGCGATCGCGTGCGGGCCGGCGTTCACGCATTTCCGCCGTTTCGCGGCCTACAAATACCTCTGGGTCGTCGCCTCGCTGGTTCTCTTCGTGCTGCTGCTGTTCTTCGGTCAAGAAGTCAACGGCGCGCGGCTGTGGATCAAGTTTGGCCCCGTTCAGTACGAGCCCGTCGAACTGATCAAGCTGTTCATCGTGTTCTTTCTCGCCGCGTATTTGGGTGAGACCGCCGACGTCATCGCGCGCGCGCGGCCGTGGTCGGTTCGTGCCAACTTGCGCTACCTCGGCCCGCTCTTCATCGGC
It encodes:
- a CDS encoding transcription antitermination factor NusB; the encoded protein is MNARDVALHTVRDVFITPGGGTERGAQEALDYRARKANLDSRDRAFATELAYGAIKMRRALDWYLQPFVGERKAPLPPAIHEILRLAVYEFVYTLADVHATVFEWVNLAKRHGHRGVANLVNAVLRSFLRMRPRDPTRDLFGSEEEYLGTRYSLPSWLVRQWSAVYAGQTEAVCAAVNAPARAAVTVNTARTSRAQFEERLAVDGITAIPSAFVADSLVIESDAAAVHTREARARGEWWLQSESSAMPVEVLNPQPEEAVLDACSGRGNKALQIGARMGGDGSELCIERDPRKAKILQSRLEEAGVAAGVIVGDATAPLLEPQQRFDRVLIDAPCSGIGLVGRHPEARWKKQPGDGERLALTQRALLEALAPSVHEGGALVYAVCSTDPRETIEVVEWFRSRANFERGLIPAAFEPFITEEGDVLVPPGLDGRDGFFVSRLERR
- a CDS encoding SIMPL domain-containing protein (The SIMPL domain is named for its presence in mouse protein SIMPL (signalling molecule that associates with mouse pelle-like kinase). Bacterial member BP26, from Brucella, was shown to assemble into a channel-like structure, while YggE from E. coli has been associated with resistance to oxidative stress.), which codes for MKRTTVVVVAALLLPSVAGAQPMLRGPISGPAPNAARGITVTGSASTRVPATSARITLQIVTANRALTLDTEKVQPIVDALVKAGADPASVRLPINFRAPGTSNVATITATAMHPTVAMLQSGIVTVGTAVASMKGVLLNSAQVFLSAADCQTALDSARERAIARAHAKAESIAKDLNVHIGGAINVQSIEQNTPDGSCSTQYFVNGMMTGPDAPQTPQDYVTVPVASTITITYAIK
- a CDS encoding DUF3662 and FHA domain-containing protein: MSWFARIEQACAAFIERTFAKTFPSDLEPAQIARKLVTTMEGRTRGDDGHLLAPGSYLVYVSPDDFSRLAQHRAYLEREWGELLRDMAARVGVYFFDGGPNVEMVSREGIPQGLADVAVASDVTISIPNAPALTPPKRYHLRMMKGVPAYGVYFIDKAATIGRSEDCDIFLVDPSVSRNHATLTIQGDFGEVKDLRSTNGTFVNGERVTDARRVVSGDVLTFGNTQMRLEAWE
- the hslV gene encoding ATP-dependent protease subunit HslV, with amino-acid sequence MRIRSTTILAVRRNGMLAIAGDGQVTLDKTIVKHSARKVRKIAGGKVLAGFAGSAADGITLLEKFENKFAEFKDITRASVELAKDWRQDRALRRLEALLVVGTPDHLFVLSGTGDVIEPDEGIAAIGSGGPYAQAAAAALLRNSDLSAPDIARKALEIAGEICIYTNDDITVETLP
- a CDS encoding FHA domain-containing protein → MTFAAQMRIGSLEITALLAFAALIASRPRAGSAAEIGNLMPVNAMLRVIEFGRERIFEGLCPLTIGRDRSCQLVLADVEVSRKHARLETKDGVVYVRDLGSSNGTFINGRRVTSAIETREGDAIDVGTTRLLVERLEEWT
- the fmt gene encoding methionyl-tRNA formyltransferase, which codes for MRSLFFGTSAFAVPSLHVTAAKTQLAGVVTQPDRPAGRGHRLQPTPVKSAALELGLRVYEPASLKAFLEEIAHASFDLFALASYGKILPQALLDRPKLGALNVHPSLLPNYRGATPIQSALLAGETVTGVTIMLMDAGMDTGPVVLQEKVEIAPDDDYGTLHDRLALFGGDLLGDAIDLAARGPLQGQPQRGEPSFTRPIRKEDLEIDWSWPPQRIVNTVRAFAPAPGARALIDGETVKVLRAHVERERVVIDELIAPNRGRMSAESYERSRRDRERT
- the trmFO gene encoding methylenetetrahydrofolate--tRNA-(uracil(54)-C(5))-methyltransferase (FADH(2)-oxidizing) TrmFO, with the translated sequence MFNKLTVIGGGLAGCEAAWQAANAGVDVDLYEMRPLRSGPAHTTGRLAELVCSNSLRGAALENAVGLLKEELARLDSIVVTSAREAAVPAGGALAVDRAKFADAVEGRITAHPRIALHRQEVSAIPLDRPAIVACGPLPSDALLQSIDALLREPQHDTKGRLHYYDAASPIVAADSIDESPMYRKSRYEKGEGDDYLNIPLDRAQYAQLLHDLRTLERHQPKGFELDASANYFEGCLPIEEMADRGDDVLRFGPLKPVGLRDPRTGRTPHAVVQLRKENTEGTAFNLVGFQTRLSWPAQKAAFGKLPGLADAEWLRLGVMHRNTFLDSPRVLDARLRLRGYENLYFAGQITGAEGYVEAAACGAMTGLHAARAILGLEPIEFPRESAFGAVVAHLQNRATHDFQPANATWAYFPPLDREVRDKKERRRLMAQRALAAIDGFKNRIALLPV
- the def gene encoding peptide deformylase; this translates as MPYIREIITDGHPTLRKVAKKVSPRELADPLFQQLIDDMFETMYAAPGVGLAAPQVNVSKRLFVIDVQDDIHDPAVVVNPKIELAEEEVELTEGCLSVPGFVGEITRYRRVAVSGLDRNGEKIRLEGEGLFAQCLQHEIDHLNGVLYVDKAKDVRLPQTEEEHEIVETAEA
- a CDS encoding type II toxin-antitoxin system HicA family toxin — its product is MPAKVRDALRALKRDGWVLTTQRGSHRQFKHPRKPGKVTVSGHESDDLPPKLERSILRQAGLWP
- the hslU gene encoding ATP-dependent protease ATPase subunit HslU; translation: MTTALPDIAGLTPRQIASELDKYIVGQGKAKRAVAIALRNRYRRSHVREDLREEITPKNILMIGPTGVGKTEIARRLAGLVGAPFVKVEATKYTEVGYVGRDVESMVRDLVEASVRMVTEERRSEVAELAEKAAVERLIDELHPETATRSNTPGNPFAATLGSIFGNSAPQPQPQPPSGPPSDVARIREQTRSEIERGFYDVRLIEIEVEETPSVPIGMIGMDQGGGADLGEMLGGLIPKRKTKKRVTVAEARRIFTQEEAAKLIDMDAVKREALRRAGEDGIIFIDEIDKVARREGARGGPDVSREGVQRDILPIVEGSTVTTKHGQVKTDHVLFIAAGAFHISKPSDLIPELQGRFPIRVELDSLTAEDFKTILTQPKNALIEQYRALLATEGVALTFTEDAIEQLARFAMQVNEQSENIGARRLHTVLERLLEDISYGAPEERGAVTIDAAYVRERLKDVVENADLSGYIL